The proteins below come from a single Metarhizium brunneum chromosome 1, complete sequence genomic window:
- the EXO5 gene encoding Exonuclease V: MAAPNILDTESDYGSDISPEDELLLLERTSQDCQSAKAKGPAHLPPRPGPYESSHTDLRPGCTDIIDHDNSTAPEVSGTAMASATMGQSRSELLDTDVTYPDLSRALSCIGDDRDGGAKALDERDTESEEFEDNRSPLQRFRSYPRRPLTVTDLTAGAWCELQYWYTLTRLPGGRRTKTPAMKGGSIIHKKLEDEVHTTTQIDVFTKEDGFALRMWNFIQGLRTLRETGMTRELEVWGMVQGNVVNGVIDELTHDNPNPEFENELTEIFNPAPDQMSLHGYFTRNGNPAGALSLPKVYLIDVKTRGSRAPVTKTLLRPAKIQLLLYHRFLSDIAAGRLDFFKLFRRYGVDPDDTLSDGFIAQMGSLHDEIFQDTPLPQASAFCAHAAQDSESRDSQQGAGQLLKYQTLGELLHLVKAEVKLTFPEGQKSMGLMLRIQYIHRDDGEEIDVHDFPVSKQALDEYLKRYMTWWQGERKASGVDIEEAFKCRTCEFASDCTWRNAMAEERMQKARVREQERRQASICSRR, translated from the exons ATGGCTGCCCCAAACATTTTGGATACTGAAAGCGACTATGGTTCCGACATCTCTCCAGAGGACGAGTTGCTTCTACTAGAGCGTACTTCGCAAGACTGCCAAAGTGCAAAGGCAAAGGGCCCTGCTCATCTCCCACCGCGCCCTGGACCCTACGAGAGTTCTCATACAGACCTACGGCCTGGTTGTACAGACATCATCGACCATGACAACTCCACGGCCCCTGAGGTCAGTGGCACGGCCATGGCTTCGGCAACCATGGGGCAAAGCCGCAGCGAGTTGCTCGACACGGACGTCACCTATCCCGATT TGAGTCGAGCATTGTCTTGTATTGGTGATGACAGAGACGGGGGAGCCAAGGCCCTGGATGAACGGGATACGGAATCAGAGGAGTTTGAGGATAATCGTTCTCCTCTCCAAAGATTCCGGTCATATCCTAGGAGACCATTGACTGTCACCGACCTTACAGCTGGAGCCTGGTGCGAACTGCAATATTGGTATACTCTCACCAGGCTCCCCGGCGGTCGGCGGACTAAGACCCCTGCTATGAAAGGAGGCTCAATAATCCACAAGAAGCTTGAGGATGAGGTGCACACCACCACCCAGATTGACGTTTTTACAAAAGAAGATGGCTTCGCATTGAGAATGTGGAACTTCATCCAAGGTCTTAGAACCCTGCGTGAAACCGGTATGACCAGGGAGTTGGAGGTTTGGGGAATGGTCCAGGGCAATGTCGTCAATGGTGTGATTGACGAGCTAACCCACGATAATCCAAACCCCGAGTTTGAGAACGAGCTCACTGAAATATTCAATCCTGCCCCTGATCAAATGTCTTTACATGGCTATTTCACACGCAATGGAAATCCCGCTGGTGCGCTCTCTCTGCCTAAGGTGTATCTCATTGATGTTAAGACGAGAGGAAGTCGAGCTCCTGTGACAAAGACGTTGCTGAGACCTGCAAAAATACAATTGCTGCTCTATCACCGGTTTCTATCCGACATCGCAGCCGGAAGGCTAGATTTTTTCAAGTTATTCCGACGTTATGGGGTTGACCCTGATGATACTCTCTCTGACGGTTTCATTGCTCAGATGGGAAGCCTCCACGATGAGATCTTCCAGGATACGCCATTACCCCAGGCATCTGCTTTCTGTGCGCATGCGGCCCAGGACTCGGAGAGCCGTGATTCACAACAAGGGGCTGGTCAGCTACTGAAGTACCAAACACTCGGAGAATTACTACACTTGGTGAAAGCCGAGGTAAAGCTCACATTTCCAGAGGGGCAGAAATCAATGGGCTTGATGCTTCGGATCCAGTATATTCATCGTGATGATGGTGAAGAGATTGATGTTCACGACTTTCCTGTTTCCAAGCAGGCATTGGACGAGTATTTGAAACGATACATGACATGGTGGCAGGGAGAACGAAAAGCAAGCGGTGTCGACATAGAAGAAGCTTTCAAGTGTCGCACGTGCGAGTTTGCATCCGACTGCACTTGGAGGAATGCAATGGCCGAGGAGCGGATGCAGAAAGCTCGAGTACGAGAACAGGAGAGGCGTCAAGCTAGCATATGCTCGAGGCGGTGA